From Caulobacter segnis, a single genomic window includes:
- the dnaN gene encoding DNA polymerase III subunit beta: MKLTIERAALLKALGHVQSVVERRNTIPILSNILLSADGDRLSFSATDLDMEIIDEGFAQIDVPGQITAPAHTLYEIVRKLPDGADVSLTFSGDDPRLVIQAGRSRFNLPVLPAGDFPVMSSDGLSNRIAVDTNELIRLIDKTRFAISTEETRYYLNGLYLHTVNEGGETKLRAVATDGHRLALAEMPAPEGAAGLPGVIVPRKTIAEARRLMESAGETVDVQLSPQKVRFEFGQAALTSKVIDGAFPDYLRVIPRDNAKILTLDNDLFAKAVDRVATISAEKSRSVKLAIEPGRITLTVRNMEAGQAVEEVEVDYDGEPFEIGFNARYLLDVCGQIAGPQAEFRFADPASPTLVVDPVDPGVKYVLMPLRV; encoded by the coding sequence ATGAAGCTTACGATCGAACGGGCGGCGCTGCTGAAGGCGCTGGGGCATGTGCAGAGCGTCGTGGAGCGGCGCAACACCATTCCGATCCTGTCGAACATCCTGCTGTCGGCCGACGGCGACCGTCTGTCGTTCTCGGCCACCGATCTGGACATGGAGATCATCGACGAGGGCTTCGCCCAGATCGACGTCCCGGGCCAGATCACGGCTCCTGCGCACACCCTGTACGAGATCGTCCGCAAGCTGCCCGACGGCGCCGACGTCTCGCTGACCTTCAGCGGCGACGACCCCCGCCTGGTCATCCAGGCCGGCCGCTCGCGCTTCAACCTGCCGGTGCTGCCGGCCGGCGACTTCCCGGTGATGAGCAGCGACGGCCTGTCGAACCGCATCGCGGTCGACACCAACGAACTGATCCGCCTGATCGACAAGACCCGTTTCGCGATCTCGACCGAAGAGACCCGCTACTATCTGAACGGTCTCTACCTGCACACGGTCAACGAAGGCGGCGAGACCAAGCTGCGCGCCGTGGCCACCGACGGTCACCGCTTGGCCCTGGCCGAGATGCCGGCGCCCGAGGGCGCGGCCGGCCTGCCGGGCGTGATCGTGCCGCGCAAGACCATCGCCGAGGCTCGCCGCCTGATGGAATCGGCCGGCGAGACGGTCGACGTCCAGCTGTCGCCGCAGAAGGTCCGCTTCGAGTTCGGCCAGGCCGCCCTGACCTCGAAGGTCATCGACGGCGCCTTCCCGGACTATCTGCGCGTCATCCCGCGCGACAACGCCAAGATCCTGACCCTGGACAACGACCTGTTCGCCAAGGCCGTCGACCGGGTGGCCACCATCTCGGCCGAGAAGAGCCGCTCGGTGAAGCTGGCCATCGAGCCGGGCCGCATCACCCTGACCGTCCGCAACATGGAAGCCGGCCAGGCCGTGGAAGAGGTCGAGGTCGACTACGACGGCGAGCCCTTCGAAATCGGCTTCAACGCCCGTTACCTGCTGGACGTCTGCGGCCAGATCGCCGGCCCGCAGGCCGAGTTCCGCTTCGCCGACCCGGCCAGCCCGACCCTGGTGGTCGATCCGGTGGATCCGGGCGTGAAATACGTGCTGATGCCGCTGCGGGTCTGA
- the rph gene encoding ribonuclease PH, with translation MRPSERAPDQLRAVTLETGVNRYAEGSCLIAFGHTKVLVTATVEENVPGWLRNKGQGWVTAEYGMLPRATHSRGRREAAAGKQTGRTQEIQRLIGRSLRAVVDLKALGERQITLDCDVVQADGGTRTAAITGAWVALRLATKYLLDEGVLKTDPILGQVAAVSCGVFNNVPVLDLDYEEDSSAEADSNFVLTGAGDIVEIQATGEKRGFTRAEFEALYGLAEKGINELFVMQRAAIGA, from the coding sequence ATGCGTCCGTCCGAACGCGCCCCCGACCAGCTGCGCGCCGTCACGCTGGAAACCGGCGTCAACCGCTATGCCGAGGGCTCCTGCCTGATCGCGTTCGGCCACACCAAGGTGCTGGTCACGGCCACGGTCGAGGAGAACGTCCCCGGCTGGCTGCGCAACAAGGGCCAGGGCTGGGTGACGGCCGAGTACGGCATGCTGCCCCGCGCCACCCACAGCCGCGGCCGCCGCGAGGCCGCCGCCGGCAAGCAGACCGGCCGCACCCAGGAGATCCAGCGCCTGATCGGCCGCTCCCTGCGCGCCGTCGTCGACCTGAAGGCCCTGGGCGAGCGACAGATCACCCTGGACTGCGACGTCGTCCAGGCCGACGGCGGCACCCGCACCGCCGCCATCACCGGCGCCTGGGTCGCCCTGCGCCTGGCCACCAAGTACCTTCTGGACGAGGGCGTGTTGAAGACCGACCCGATCCTGGGCCAGGTCGCGGCCGTCTCGTGCGGCGTCTTCAACAACGTCCCGGTCCTCGACCTCGACTACGAAGAGGACTCCAGCGCCGAAGCCGACAGCAACTTCGTGCTGACCGGCGCGGGCGACATCGTCGAGATCCAGGCCACCGGCGAGAAGCGCGGCTTCACCCGCGCCGAGTTCGAGGCGCTGTACGGCCTGGCTGAAAAGGGCATCAACGAGCTGTTCGTGATGCAACGGGCGGCGATCGGGGCCTAA
- the recF gene encoding DNA replication/repair protein RecF (All proteins in this family for which functions are known are DNA-binding proteins that assist the filamentation of RecA onto DNA for the initiation of recombination or recombinational repair.) — protein sequence MASAALLSLTLTDFRSYERARLETEGRSVYLFGANGAGKTNLLEAISLLTPGKGLRGASMAEVGRRLPGQAVGRAWAVAAEIESGDDAPVRIGTGVEQGGAARRTVRIEGETVPPGRLADLVRPIWLTPTQDRLFLEAASERRRFFDRLVFAGEPAHAANANAYDKAQRERMRLLTDAYEAGTSPDADWLNALEARLAESGALMSQARARTLQALQSEIDGRGDRPFPQARLTLSGEWEKLALGGLPFAEIEERLAAALSAARPRDGAAGRALTGPHRGDLAIFHVEKDRPAAECSTGEQKALILNLVLAQAARLSGAESAPNPVILLDEVAAHLDLTRRAALADELTALKLQAFLTGTDESLFDHLKGRALGVRVGDTGLTPLGA from the coding sequence ATGGCGTCGGCCGCTCTGCTTTCCCTGACCCTGACGGATTTCCGCTCGTACGAGCGCGCCCGCCTCGAGACCGAGGGGCGCAGCGTCTATCTGTTCGGCGCCAACGGGGCCGGAAAGACCAATCTTCTCGAGGCCATCAGCCTGCTGACCCCCGGCAAGGGCCTACGCGGGGCCAGCATGGCCGAGGTCGGCCGCAGGCTGCCGGGCCAGGCCGTGGGGCGCGCCTGGGCGGTAGCGGCCGAGATCGAGAGCGGTGACGACGCTCCCGTGCGGATCGGCACCGGCGTCGAGCAGGGCGGGGCGGCCCGCCGGACGGTGCGGATCGAGGGCGAGACCGTCCCGCCCGGCCGTCTGGCGGACCTGGTGCGCCCGATCTGGCTGACTCCGACCCAGGACCGCCTGTTCCTGGAAGCCGCGTCCGAGCGACGGCGCTTCTTCGATCGCCTGGTCTTCGCGGGCGAGCCGGCCCACGCGGCCAACGCCAACGCCTATGACAAGGCCCAGCGCGAGCGCATGCGCCTGCTGACCGACGCCTATGAGGCGGGAACCAGTCCCGACGCGGACTGGCTGAACGCCCTGGAGGCGCGGCTGGCCGAGAGCGGGGCCCTGATGTCCCAGGCCCGCGCCCGCACCCTTCAGGCCTTGCAGAGCGAGATCGACGGGCGCGGCGACAGGCCGTTCCCCCAGGCCCGGCTGACCTTGAGCGGCGAGTGGGAAAAGCTGGCTCTGGGCGGGCTTCCCTTTGCCGAGATCGAGGAACGGCTGGCCGCCGCCCTGTCCGCCGCGCGGCCCCGCGACGGAGCCGCCGGGCGGGCCCTGACCGGTCCTCACCGGGGCGATCTGGCCATCTTCCACGTCGAGAAAGACCGTCCGGCCGCGGAATGCTCGACCGGCGAACAGAAAGCGCTGATTCTGAACCTCGTTCTGGCCCAGGCGGCGCGACTTTCGGGTGCGGAATCCGCGCCGAATCCTGTAATACTACTCGACGAAGTCGCCGCGCATCTCGATCTTACCCGACGAGCCGCATTGGCCGACGAACTCACGGCGCTCAAGCTCCAGGCCTTCCTCACCGGCACGGACGAGTCGCTGTTCGACCATCTCAAGGGTCGGGCATTAGGTGTTCGCGTGGGCGACACCGGCCTTACCCCACTGGGCGCATAG
- a CDS encoding ArsR/SmtB family transcription factor, protein MDKPAGTLDDTFQALADPTRRAILSRLGQGPASVGELAAPFDMALTSFMKHLKILERAGWITTTKSGRVRTCAIVADRFADVGAWVYGHRALWENRQG, encoded by the coding sequence GTGGACAAGCCCGCCGGAACGCTCGACGACACCTTCCAGGCGCTGGCCGATCCGACCCGGCGAGCGATCCTGAGTCGGCTGGGCCAGGGTCCGGCGAGCGTTGGCGAGCTGGCCGCGCCGTTCGACATGGCCCTGACCTCGTTCATGAAGCACCTGAAGATCCTGGAACGGGCCGGCTGGATCACGACGACTAAGTCGGGACGGGTGCGGACCTGCGCCATCGTCGCCGATCGCTTCGCGGATGTCGGCGCCTGGGTCTATGGTCACCGGGCGCTCTGGGAGAACCGACAAGGCTGA
- a CDS encoding S9 family peptidase, with product MKKLLAASAAVLALAAAIPVLAQQVDRREIGNQILENVPVASPAIREGLARYQNARSAYFDDWSSTGGMVVMTRFGNTNQLHLVAGPGADRSQITFYDEPVGAANTLPSGQILFSKDTGGDEWFQLFLREPDGKTVQLTEPGTRNQSPAWSKDGSVLVWSRATKGSADYDVLMRDSSGATKVIYKGQGQVSPIAVSPDGKTVLLGRYFSINESKRWLLDVATGKLTELNPSKAKIAYDGGKFTPDGRSVLLLSDEGSDFLRLVQIDLATGAKVTLSGERPWDIEDFALSDDGRILAYVVNEDGYSKLVTQDFRTRRALPQPQLPAGVVSSIAFSPDGAKLGFSLATPTAASDAWSWGVTDAKLERWTASELGGLDPKALATPELVRFPSFDKRSIPAFVYRPKLAAGQRAPVIIDIHGGPEGQSRPTFNAFHQHTVAELGAAVIVTNVRGSTGYGKTYLNLDNAEKREDSVKDIGALLDWIRTQPDLDPNRVVVYGQSYGGYMSLAVMTHYSDRLAGGVERYGISNFVSFLQNTEAYRRDLRRAEYGDERDPKMLKAFETISPMNNVGKITKPMLVMQGWNDPRVPKSESDQVVAKLREKGIETWYVQFKDEGHGFLKKANNDRRREVETQFLQKVLGVSPAQ from the coding sequence ATGAAGAAGCTGTTGGCCGCCTCGGCCGCCGTCCTGGCCCTCGCCGCCGCCATTCCCGTCCTGGCCCAGCAGGTTGATCGCCGCGAGATCGGCAATCAGATTCTCGAGAACGTGCCGGTCGCGTCGCCCGCGATCCGCGAAGGCCTGGCGCGCTACCAGAACGCCCGCTCGGCCTATTTCGACGACTGGTCCTCGACGGGCGGCATGGTCGTCATGACCCGCTTCGGCAACACCAACCAGCTGCACCTCGTGGCTGGGCCGGGCGCCGATCGCAGCCAGATCACCTTCTACGACGAGCCTGTCGGCGCGGCCAACACCCTGCCCAGCGGCCAGATCCTGTTCTCCAAGGACACCGGCGGCGATGAGTGGTTCCAGCTGTTCCTGCGCGAGCCCGACGGCAAGACGGTCCAGCTGACCGAACCCGGAACGCGCAACCAGTCGCCGGCCTGGTCCAAGGACGGTTCGGTGCTGGTCTGGTCGCGCGCCACGAAGGGCTCGGCCGACTACGATGTGCTCATGCGCGACTCGTCGGGCGCGACCAAGGTGATCTACAAGGGCCAGGGTCAGGTCTCGCCGATCGCGGTGTCGCCCGACGGCAAGACGGTGCTGCTGGGTCGCTATTTCTCGATCAACGAGAGCAAGCGCTGGCTGCTCGACGTGGCCACCGGCAAGCTGACCGAACTGAACCCGAGCAAGGCCAAGATCGCCTACGACGGCGGCAAGTTCACGCCGGACGGCAGGTCGGTGCTGCTGCTGTCGGACGAAGGCTCGGACTTCCTGCGCCTGGTTCAGATCGACCTGGCCACCGGCGCCAAGGTCACCCTCTCGGGCGAGCGCCCCTGGGACATCGAGGACTTCGCCCTGTCCGACGACGGCCGCATCCTGGCCTATGTCGTCAACGAGGACGGCTATTCGAAGCTGGTGACGCAGGACTTCCGCACCCGCCGCGCCCTGCCGCAGCCGCAACTGCCGGCCGGCGTGGTCAGCAGCATCGCCTTCTCGCCCGACGGCGCCAAGCTGGGCTTCAGCCTGGCCACCCCGACCGCGGCCAGCGACGCCTGGAGCTGGGGCGTGACCGACGCCAAGCTGGAACGCTGGACGGCCTCGGAGCTTGGCGGATTGGACCCAAAGGCCCTGGCGACGCCCGAGCTGGTCCGCTTCCCGTCGTTCGACAAGCGCTCGATCCCGGCCTTTGTCTATCGGCCCAAGCTGGCCGCCGGCCAGCGGGCGCCGGTGATCATCGACATCCATGGCGGGCCGGAAGGCCAGTCGCGCCCGACCTTCAACGCCTTCCACCAGCACACGGTGGCCGAGCTGGGCGCGGCGGTGATCGTCACCAACGTTCGTGGCTCCACCGGCTACGGCAAGACCTATCTCAATCTCGACAACGCCGAGAAGCGCGAGGACTCGGTCAAGGACATCGGCGCGCTGCTGGACTGGATCAGGACGCAGCCCGACCTCGATCCAAATAGAGTGGTGGTCTACGGCCAGTCGTACGGCGGCTACATGTCGCTGGCGGTGATGACCCACTATTCCGACCGCCTGGCCGGCGGCGTCGAGCGCTACGGGATTTCGAACTTCGTCTCGTTCCTGCAGAACACCGAGGCCTACCGCCGTGACCTGCGCCGGGCCGAATATGGCGACGAGCGCGACCCGAAGATGCTGAAGGCCTTCGAGACGATCTCTCCGATGAACAACGTCGGCAAGATCACCAAGCCGATGCTGGTCATGCAGGGCTGGAACGACCCGCGCGTGCCCAAGTCGGAGTCCGATCAGGTGGTGGCCAAGCTGCGCGAGAAGGGGATCGAGACCTGGTACGTGCAGTTCAAGGACGAGGGCCACGGCTTCCTCAAGAAAGCCAACAACGACCGCCGCCGCGAGGTCGAGACCCAGTTCCTGCAGAAGGTGCTGGGCGTCTCACCGGCCCAGTAG
- the grpE gene encoding nucleotide exchange factor GrpE, with amino-acid sequence MTDEQTPAEDVAFEADDASQEIEALKLEVAALKEQALRYAAEAENTKRRAEREMNDARAYAIQKFGRDLLGVADNLSRATAHSPRESTDAAVKNFIIGVEMTEKELQSAFERNGLKKIDPAQGEKFDPHLHQAVTEQPSTEVAAGGVVAVLQAGYELMGRLVRPAMVAVAAKGSTGPQVGASGDEQAGASANPYAGAGADEDSSGGAFDTKA; translated from the coding sequence ATGACCGACGAGCAAACGCCGGCTGAAGACGTCGCCTTCGAAGCCGATGACGCGTCGCAGGAAATCGAGGCGCTGAAGCTGGAGGTGGCCGCCCTGAAGGAGCAGGCCCTGCGCTACGCCGCCGAGGCCGAGAACACCAAGCGCCGCGCCGAGCGCGAGATGAACGACGCGCGCGCCTACGCGATCCAGAAATTCGGCCGCGACCTCTTGGGCGTCGCCGACAACCTATCGCGCGCCACCGCCCACAGCCCGCGCGAATCGACCGACGCGGCCGTGAAGAACTTCATCATCGGCGTCGAGATGACCGAGAAGGAGCTGCAGAGCGCCTTCGAACGTAACGGCCTGAAGAAGATCGACCCGGCCCAGGGCGAGAAATTCGATCCTCACCTGCACCAGGCCGTGACCGAACAGCCCTCGACCGAGGTCGCCGCCGGCGGCGTGGTCGCCGTGCTGCAGGCCGGTTACGAGCTGATGGGCCGGCTGGTGCGCCCGGCCATGGTCGCTGTCGCCGCCAAGGGTTCGACGGGCCCCCAAGTCGGAGCATCGGGCGACGAACAGGCCGGCGCTTCCGCCAACCCCTATGCCGGGGCCGGGGCGGATGAGGACAGCTCGGGCGGCGCGTTCGACACGAAAGCCTGA
- a CDS encoding VOC family protein codes for MAKVNYVTVGSNDLEKAKAFYDGLLGSIGFKPLFEHPSGGRLYRGDGCMFGVLGPFDGNPACIGNGMMGGFAFDTVEEVDVFHAKALELGGKDEGSPGARMPKAYFAYFRDLDGNKLCGYKIG; via the coding sequence ATGGCCAAGGTGAACTATGTGACGGTGGGGTCGAACGACCTGGAGAAGGCCAAGGCCTTCTATGACGGTCTCCTCGGCTCGATCGGCTTCAAGCCGCTGTTCGAGCATCCGTCCGGCGGTCGGCTCTATCGCGGCGACGGCTGCATGTTCGGGGTGCTGGGCCCGTTCGACGGCAATCCGGCCTGTATCGGCAACGGCATGATGGGCGGCTTCGCCTTCGACACCGTCGAGGAGGTTGACGTCTTCCACGCCAAGGCCCTGGAACTGGGCGGTAAGGACGAGGGCTCGCCCGGCGCGCGGATGCCCAAGGCCTATTTCGCCTATTTCCGCGACCTCGATGGCAACAAGCTCTGCGGCTACAAGATCGGATAG
- the hrcA gene encoding heat-inducible transcriptional repressor HrcA → MTHLFPGPIVPTPGLTELDGRARDIFRRVVESYLETGEPVGSRTISKGGLALSPASIRNTMQDLAQLGLLDAPHTSAGRMPTHAGLRMFVDGLLEVGDVAEADKQAIEARLAVKGRSFEEALAEASAVLSGLAGGAGIVVTPVREGGVKHVEFVPLGGGQVLAVMVFEDGQVENRLMRQAPGVTPSALQEASNFLNARLRGRTLSEARGEMNAELDAARRQLNQTAARLVEDGLAAWSGGEGDARSLIVRGQANLLADARAREDIDRVRQLFDDLEQKGQLIGLLDDVRDAEGVRIYIGAETRLFSLSGSSVIAAPYMTGRQKVLGAIGVIGPARLNYARVIPLVDYTARVLGRMMDG, encoded by the coding sequence ATGACCCATCTCTTCCCGGGGCCGATCGTGCCTACGCCGGGCCTCACCGAGCTGGACGGCCGCGCCCGCGACATTTTCCGCCGCGTCGTCGAGTCGTATCTGGAGACGGGCGAGCCGGTCGGGTCGCGCACCATCTCCAAGGGTGGCTTGGCCCTGTCGCCCGCCTCGATCCGCAACACCATGCAGGATCTGGCGCAGCTGGGCCTGCTGGACGCGCCGCACACCAGCGCCGGGCGGATGCCGACCCACGCGGGCCTGCGCATGTTCGTCGATGGCCTGCTGGAGGTCGGCGACGTGGCCGAGGCCGACAAGCAAGCCATCGAGGCGCGACTGGCCGTGAAGGGCCGCTCGTTCGAGGAAGCCTTGGCGGAAGCCAGCGCCGTGCTCTCCGGCCTGGCCGGCGGGGCGGGCATCGTCGTCACCCCTGTCCGCGAGGGCGGGGTCAAGCACGTGGAGTTCGTGCCGCTGGGCGGCGGCCAGGTGCTGGCGGTCATGGTGTTCGAGGACGGCCAGGTCGAGAACCGGCTGATGCGCCAGGCGCCGGGCGTGACGCCCTCGGCGCTGCAGGAGGCCAGCAACTTCCTCAACGCCCGCCTGCGCGGCCGCACCCTGAGCGAGGCCCGCGGCGAGATGAACGCCGAGCTGGACGCCGCCCGCCGCCAGCTGAACCAGACCGCCGCGCGCTTGGTCGAGGATGGCCTGGCGGCCTGGAGCGGCGGGGAGGGCGACGCCCGCTCGCTGATCGTGCGCGGCCAGGCCAACCTGCTGGCCGACGCCCGGGCCCGCGAGGACATCGATCGCGTGCGCCAGCTGTTCGACGACCTGGAGCAGAAGGGGCAACTGATCGGGCTCCTGGACGACGTGCGCGACGCCGAGGGCGTTCGCATCTATATCGGGGCCGAAACGCGCCTGTTTTCGCTTTCGGGTTCCTCGGTGATCGCGGCGCCCTATATGACGGGCCGTCAGAAGGTGCTGGGCGCGATCGGCGTGATCGGTCCGGCGCGGTTGAACTACGCCCGAGTCATTCCGTTGGTGGACTATACCGCCCGGGTGCTGGGGCGGATGATGGATGGATAA
- the gyrB gene encoding DNA topoisomerase (ATP-hydrolyzing) subunit B produces MTENTEDQVPEAPTPEMTTEEAAAQYGADSIKVLKGLDAVRKRPGMYIGDTDDGSGLHHMVYEVVDNAIDEALAGHATKVQVILNADGSVTVTDDGRGIPTDIHEGEGVSAAEVIMTQLHAGGKFDQNSYKVSGGLHGVGVSVVNALSDWLELLIHRNGKVHQMRFERGDAVTSLKVTGDSPVREDGPKAGETLSGTEVTFFPSRDTFAFIEFDRKTLEHRLRELAFLNSGVTIWFKDHRDAEPWEERLFYEGGIEAFVRHLDKAKTPLLKAPIVVKGTKDKVEVDLAMWWNDSYHEQMLCFTNNIPQRDGGTHLSAFRAALTRIITGYAESSGIMKKEKVNLGGEDAREGLTCVLSVKVPDPKFSSQTKDKLVSSEVRPAVENLVSEGLSTWFEEHPNEAKQIVSKIAEAAAAREAARKARELTRRKSALDITSLPGKLADCSERDPAKSEIFIVEGDSAGGSAKQARNRDNQAVLPLRGKILNVERARFDKMLSSDQIGTLITALGAGIGRDDFNPDKVRYHKIVLMTDADVDGAHIRTLLLTFFYRQMPELIERGYIYIAQPPLYKAAKGKSSRYLKDDSEMDAFLVDEGVDGAELDLSSGERMTGQDLLALVQLCRSAKGNIDRLASRAPASAIEQAALAGLLGETPDATAAATRLDLYAEEGDGPWSGERGDTGFVFSRVRRGVSERVVLDDVLLHAADARRLAERAVKLAEIFAGRAVFRRKDKSTTVRGPLDLVNAVLDAGRKGLTIQRYKGLGEMNPDQLWETTLDVEARTLLQVRVNHADDADDMFSRLMGDLVEPRREFIQENALDAEVDV; encoded by the coding sequence ATGACCGAGAACACCGAAGACCAAGTTCCCGAAGCGCCGACCCCGGAAATGACCACCGAGGAAGCCGCCGCCCAGTACGGCGCGGATTCGATCAAGGTGCTGAAGGGCCTCGACGCGGTCCGCAAGCGCCCGGGCATGTACATCGGCGACACCGACGACGGCTCGGGCCTGCACCACATGGTCTACGAGGTGGTCGACAACGCCATCGACGAGGCCCTGGCCGGTCACGCGACCAAGGTCCAGGTGATCCTCAACGCCGACGGCTCGGTGACGGTCACCGACGACGGCCGCGGCATTCCGACCGACATCCACGAGGGCGAAGGCGTCTCGGCGGCCGAGGTCATCATGACCCAGCTGCACGCCGGCGGTAAGTTCGACCAGAACAGCTACAAGGTCTCGGGCGGCTTGCACGGCGTCGGCGTCTCGGTCGTCAACGCCCTGTCGGACTGGCTGGAACTGCTGATCCACCGCAATGGCAAGGTCCATCAGATGCGCTTCGAGCGCGGCGACGCGGTGACGTCGCTGAAGGTGACCGGCGACTCGCCGGTGCGCGAGGACGGCCCGAAGGCCGGCGAGACCCTGTCGGGCACGGAAGTGACCTTCTTCCCGTCGCGCGACACCTTCGCGTTCATCGAATTCGACCGGAAGACCCTGGAGCACCGCCTGCGCGAGCTGGCGTTCCTGAACTCGGGCGTGACGATCTGGTTCAAGGACCATCGCGACGCCGAGCCGTGGGAAGAAAGGCTGTTCTACGAGGGCGGCATCGAGGCGTTCGTCCGTCACCTGGACAAGGCCAAGACCCCGCTGCTGAAGGCCCCGATCGTCGTGAAGGGGACCAAGGACAAGGTCGAGGTCGACCTCGCCATGTGGTGGAACGACAGCTACCACGAGCAGATGCTGTGCTTCACCAACAACATCCCGCAGCGGGATGGCGGCACGCACCTTTCGGCCTTCCGCGCGGCCCTGACCCGGATCATCACCGGCTATGCCGAGAGCTCGGGCATCATGAAGAAGGAAAAGGTCAATCTGGGCGGCGAAGACGCCCGGGAAGGCCTGACCTGCGTGCTGTCGGTCAAGGTTCCGGACCCAAAGTTCAGCTCGCAGACCAAGGACAAGCTGGTCTCGTCCGAAGTGCGGCCGGCCGTCGAGAACCTGGTTTCCGAAGGCCTCTCGACCTGGTTCGAGGAGCACCCGAACGAAGCCAAGCAGATCGTCAGCAAGATCGCCGAGGCGGCCGCGGCCCGCGAAGCGGCCCGTAAGGCCCGCGAACTGACGCGCCGCAAGAGCGCGCTCGACATCACCAGCCTGCCCGGCAAGCTGGCCGACTGCTCCGAGCGCGATCCGGCCAAGTCCGAGATCTTCATCGTCGAGGGCGACTCGGCCGGCGGCTCGGCCAAGCAGGCCCGAAATCGCGACAATCAGGCCGTCCTGCCCCTGCGCGGCAAGATCCTGAACGTCGAGCGCGCCCGCTTCGACAAGATGCTGTCGTCCGACCAGATCGGCACGCTGATCACGGCGCTCGGCGCCGGCATCGGCCGCGACGACTTCAACCCGGACAAGGTGCGCTACCATAAGATCGTGCTGATGACCGACGCCGACGTCGACGGCGCCCACATCCGCACCCTGCTGCTGACGTTCTTCTATCGGCAGATGCCGGAGCTGATCGAGCGGGGCTACATCTATATCGCCCAGCCGCCGCTCTACAAAGCCGCTAAGGGCAAGTCCTCGCGCTATCTGAAGGACGACAGCGAGATGGACGCCTTCCTCGTCGACGAGGGTGTCGACGGGGCCGAGCTGGACCTCTCCTCGGGCGAGCGCATGACCGGCCAGGACCTGTTGGCCCTGGTGCAGCTGTGCCGTTCGGCGAAGGGCAATATCGACCGCCTGGCTTCGCGCGCTCCGGCCTCGGCCATCGAGCAGGCGGCCTTGGCCGGCCTGCTGGGCGAGACCCCGGACGCCACGGCCGCCGCCACGCGCCTGGACCTCTATGCCGAGGAGGGCGACGGGCCCTGGTCGGGTGAACGGGGCGATACGGGCTTCGTGTTCAGCCGCGTGCGCCGTGGCGTGTCCGAGCGTGTGGTGCTGGACGACGTGCTGCTGCACGCCGCCGACGCTCGCCGTCTGGCCGAGCGCGCCGTCAAGCTGGCCGAGATCTTCGCGGGCCGGGCCGTGTTCCGCCGCAAGGACAAGTCGACGACCGTGCGAGGGCCGCTGGACCTGGTGAACGCGGTGCTGGACGCCGGCCGCAAGGGCCTGACGATCCAGCGCTACAAGGGTCTGGGGGAGATGAACCCCGACCAGTTGTGGGAGACCACGCTGGACGTGGAGGCCCGCACCCTGCTGCAGGTGCGGGTGAATCACGCCGACGACGCCGACGACATGTTCAGCCGCCTGATGGGCGATCTGGTCGAGCCACGCCGTGAATTCATTCAGGAAAACGCCCTCGACGCCGAGGTCGACGTCTAG